The following proteins are encoded in a genomic region of Nocardioides renjunii:
- the ligD gene encoding non-homologous end-joining DNA ligase, giving the protein MSPAAGEVQVDVEGRTLTISNLDKVLYPRTGTTKGEVLNYYAQVSPVLLPHLVDRAVTRIRWPHGVQGSSFFEKNAPAGTPSWVRTHEVPTTGSRSGKGEGTIRFPICDDLATLTWLANLAALELHVHQWTVDDDGRPRDPDRLVIDLDPGEPAGLHECAQVALMVRDALAERDLGCTPVTSGSKGLHLYAPMPGGKDSLDSDGTTALAKEVAEELQKEHPDLVTSVMTKAKRPGKVFLDWSQNSGSKTTISPYSLRGRERPTAATPLTWDEVEEGAEDELALEQFSMEQVLERVTDLGDVFEA; this is encoded by the coding sequence ATGAGCCCCGCCGCCGGAGAGGTGCAGGTCGACGTCGAGGGCCGGACCCTCACCATCAGCAACCTCGACAAGGTCCTCTACCCGCGCACCGGGACGACCAAGGGCGAGGTGCTCAACTACTACGCCCAGGTGTCGCCGGTGCTGCTGCCGCACCTGGTCGACCGGGCCGTCACCCGGATCCGCTGGCCGCACGGGGTGCAGGGATCGAGCTTTTTCGAGAAGAACGCGCCGGCCGGCACGCCGTCGTGGGTGCGTACGCACGAGGTGCCCACCACCGGGTCGCGCTCCGGCAAGGGGGAGGGCACCATCCGCTTCCCGATCTGCGACGACCTCGCGACCCTCACCTGGCTGGCCAATCTCGCCGCGCTCGAGCTGCACGTCCACCAGTGGACGGTCGACGACGACGGGCGCCCGCGCGACCCGGACCGCCTCGTGATCGACCTCGACCCCGGGGAGCCCGCTGGCCTCCACGAGTGCGCCCAGGTGGCCCTGATGGTCCGTGACGCGCTCGCCGAGCGCGACCTGGGCTGCACGCCGGTCACGAGCGGCAGCAAGGGGCTGCACCTCTACGCCCCGATGCCCGGCGGGAAGGACAGCCTCGACAGCGACGGCACGACGGCGCTGGCCAAGGAGGTCGCCGAGGAGCTGCAGAAGGAGCACCCCGACCTGGTGACGAGCGTGATGACCAAGGCGAAGCGGCCCGGCAAGGTCTTCCTCGACTGGTCGCAGAACTCCGGCTCCAAGACGACGATCTCGCCCTACTCGCTGCGCGGTCGCGAGCGACCGACTGCCGCGACGCCGCTGACGTGGGACGAGGTCGAGGAGGGCGCCGAGGACGAGCTGGCCCTCGAGCAGTTCTCGATGGAGCAGGTGCTGGAGCGCGTGACCGACCTCGGGGACGTCTTCGAGGCCTGA
- the ligD gene encoding non-homologous end-joining DNA ligase has protein sequence MLATKTDRVPSGDQWLHEVKWDGVRVLVDVRDGATRMTSRNDNNVTPAWPDLSVPPLGDRDLLVDGEVIALNERGVPDFRVLQHRMHVRNANDVARLVTTVPATLMVFDLLRLDGQDLAARPLEERRALLEELPLADSTWQVPAAYDDGDMLFDATLQQGLEGVVSKRRGSRYRFDARSDDWRKLAHRHRGSFVVGGWRPQVGTTSRLAALLVGEPTPDGLLYRGRVGSGITGATSTRLAELLAPLAAGGSPFADDVPKVDASGTVWVEPRVVVDIDTHGLGYDRLRQPSFQGVRDDVSPEDLAREGDR, from the coding sequence ATGCTCGCCACCAAGACCGACCGCGTGCCGAGCGGTGACCAGTGGCTGCACGAGGTGAAGTGGGACGGCGTCCGCGTCCTCGTCGACGTCCGCGACGGCGCCACGCGGATGACCAGCCGCAACGACAACAACGTCACGCCGGCCTGGCCGGACCTCAGCGTTCCGCCGCTCGGCGACCGCGACCTCCTCGTCGACGGCGAGGTCATCGCCCTCAACGAGCGTGGGGTGCCGGACTTCCGGGTCCTGCAGCACCGGATGCACGTGCGCAACGCCAATGACGTCGCCCGCCTCGTCACCACCGTGCCCGCCACGCTCATGGTCTTCGACCTGCTACGCCTCGACGGCCAGGACCTCGCCGCCCGCCCGCTCGAGGAGCGCCGGGCGCTGCTCGAGGAGCTGCCGCTCGCCGACTCGACGTGGCAGGTCCCGGCGGCGTACGACGACGGCGACATGCTGTTCGACGCCACCCTGCAACAGGGGCTGGAGGGGGTGGTGAGCAAGCGCCGCGGCTCGCGCTACCGCTTCGACGCCCGCAGCGACGACTGGCGCAAGCTCGCGCACCGGCACCGCGGCTCGTTCGTCGTGGGCGGCTGGCGCCCCCAGGTCGGTACGACGAGCCGGCTGGCCGCGCTGCTCGTCGGCGAGCCGACTCCCGACGGCCTGCTCTACCGGGGCCGCGTCGGCAGTGGCATCACCGGCGCCACCAGCACCCGGCTCGCCGAGCTGCTCGCGCCGCTGGCCGCCGGTGGCTCGCCGTTCGCGGACGACGTACCCAAGGTCGACGCGTCCGGCACGGTCTGGGTGGAGCCGCGCGTCGTGGTCGACATCGACACCCACGGCCTCGGCTACGACCGCCTGCGCCAGCCCTCCTTCCAGGGCGTGCGCGACGACGTCTCTCCCGAGGACCTGGCACGAGAGGGCGATCGATGA
- a CDS encoding CaiB/BaiF CoA transferase family protein yields the protein MTDPTTHPTGPLADLLVVDLTRALAGPHATQMLGDLGARVIKVESPGSGDDTRGWGPPFVGEPDARQSTYFLCTNRNKESIALDLKDQTDKDVLIGLVERADVLVENFRTGVLERLGLGIEELMRRNPRLVILSITGFGHDGPEGGRAGYDQIAQGEAGLMSLTGSGPDDPQRVGVPIADLLSGMYGAYGVLAALHERHATGKGTVVRTSLLASVVGVHAFQGTRWTVAGEVGRAQGNHHPSISPYGLFHCRDGAVQIALGSEGLWKRFCEGFGLDPEAEGLATNQERVAQRDRVIEVVEQAFADWDAEPLLARLAEVGVPAGKVRTLDEVYEWDQVASQGLLVDVEHPTLGGITLPGPPLRFFDAEGTEVTRRDHVAPPLLDQHADEIRSWVGGGGS from the coding sequence ATGACTGACCCGACCACCCACCCGACCGGACCGCTCGCGGACCTCCTCGTCGTCGACCTCACCCGCGCCCTCGCGGGCCCGCACGCCACCCAGATGCTCGGCGACCTCGGCGCCCGCGTGATCAAGGTGGAGTCGCCCGGCAGCGGCGACGACACCCGCGGCTGGGGGCCGCCGTTCGTCGGCGAGCCCGACGCCCGCCAGTCGACGTACTTCCTGTGCACCAACCGCAACAAGGAGTCGATCGCGCTCGACCTCAAGGACCAGACCGACAAGGACGTGCTCATCGGGCTCGTGGAGCGCGCCGACGTGCTGGTGGAGAACTTCCGCACCGGCGTCCTCGAGCGGCTCGGGCTCGGCATCGAGGAGCTGATGCGCCGCAACCCGCGGCTGGTGATCCTGTCCATCACCGGCTTCGGCCACGACGGTCCCGAGGGCGGCCGCGCCGGCTACGACCAGATCGCCCAGGGGGAGGCCGGCCTGATGTCGCTGACCGGGTCGGGTCCCGACGACCCGCAGCGCGTCGGCGTACCCATCGCCGACCTGCTGTCGGGGATGTACGGCGCCTACGGCGTGCTCGCCGCGCTGCACGAGCGGCACGCGACCGGCAAGGGCACGGTCGTGCGGACGTCGCTGCTGGCGTCGGTCGTCGGCGTGCACGCCTTCCAGGGCACCCGGTGGACCGTCGCCGGCGAGGTCGGCCGGGCGCAGGGCAACCACCACCCGTCCATCTCGCCCTATGGCCTGTTCCACTGCCGTGACGGCGCGGTGCAGATCGCGCTGGGCAGCGAGGGGCTGTGGAAGCGGTTCTGCGAGGGCTTCGGGCTCGACCCCGAGGCCGAGGGGCTGGCCACCAACCAGGAGCGCGTCGCGCAGCGCGACCGCGTCATCGAGGTGGTGGAGCAGGCCTTCGCGGACTGGGACGCCGAGCCGCTGCTGGCCCGGCTCGCCGAGGTCGGCGTGCCCGCCGGCAAGGTGCGGACCCTCGACGAGGTCTACGAGTGGGACCAGGTCGCCAGCCAGGGCCTGCTCGTCGACGTCGAGCACCCCACCCTGGGCGGCATCACGCTGCCCGGGCCGCCGCTGCGCTTCTTCGACGCCGAGGGCACCGAGGTGACGCGCCGCGACCACGTGGCGCCGCCGCTGCTCGACCAGCACGCCGACGAGATCCGCTCGTGGGTCGGCGGGGGTGGCTCGTGA
- a CDS encoding NAD(P)/FAD-dependent oxidoreductase: protein MADAGQHHDVLVVGGGNAGISLAARLLRDGVRDVAVVESRAVHRYRPLLNYVGGGEATMGSLQRPAERVLPRGCTAIRDEVVSVDPEGPSVTTRSGRRIACTTLVVCPGLDEDWDATPGLREAYADGWAASTFDDDTVERVWPTLRGLRAGRVVFTVPPEPAPCGATALKPLFMACDHWRRAGVLADLDVHLVLPGPSPLGLAGPDAVLERAIASYGVRVHREAVVSAVEDGRVTLATPAGEETLDGVAFAHVVPHYRAPQWVVDGGLAGDTPAGLVDTDPQTLQHRRFPVVWSCGDVADIRTPSSGGALRKQVAVLAANILAAREGGGLQHYDGYTVMPITTSRRRLMLVEVDRDGRPQPSVPVLDLARPRALTWWVDRYALPQVYWRRILRGKV, encoded by the coding sequence GTGGCGGACGCAGGGCAGCACCACGACGTGCTCGTGGTCGGCGGCGGCAACGCCGGGATCTCGCTCGCGGCCCGGCTGCTGCGCGACGGCGTGCGCGACGTGGCGGTGGTCGAGTCCCGGGCGGTCCACCGCTACCGCCCGCTCCTCAACTACGTCGGTGGCGGCGAGGCCACGATGGGCTCGCTCCAGCGCCCCGCAGAGCGGGTCCTGCCGCGCGGCTGCACGGCGATCCGCGACGAGGTGGTGTCGGTCGACCCCGAGGGGCCGTCGGTGACCACCCGGTCGGGGCGCCGGATCGCCTGCACGACGCTCGTGGTCTGCCCCGGCCTCGACGAGGACTGGGACGCGACGCCGGGCTTGCGCGAGGCGTACGCCGACGGGTGGGCGGCGTCGACCTTCGACGACGACACCGTCGAGCGGGTGTGGCCGACGCTGCGCGGCCTCCGCGCCGGGCGCGTGGTCTTCACCGTCCCACCGGAGCCCGCGCCGTGCGGCGCGACGGCGCTCAAGCCGCTGTTCATGGCCTGCGACCACTGGCGGCGCGCCGGCGTGCTGGCCGACCTCGACGTGCACCTGGTCCTGCCCGGGCCGTCGCCGCTCGGCCTCGCCGGCCCGGACGCCGTGCTGGAGCGGGCGATCGCGTCGTACGGGGTGCGCGTGCACCGCGAGGCGGTGGTCTCCGCCGTCGAGGACGGCCGGGTCACGCTGGCGACGCCGGCGGGGGAGGAGACCCTCGACGGCGTGGCGTTCGCCCACGTCGTGCCGCACTACCGCGCACCGCAGTGGGTGGTCGACGGCGGCCTCGCCGGCGACACGCCCGCCGGGCTCGTCGACACCGACCCGCAGACCCTGCAGCACCGCCGCTTCCCCGTGGTGTGGTCGTGCGGGGACGTGGCCGACATCCGCACCCCGTCGTCGGGCGGTGCGCTGCGCAAGCAGGTCGCGGTCCTCGCGGCCAACATCCTCGCGGCACGAGAGGGCGGCGGGCTGCAGCACTACGACGGCTACACCGTCATGCCGATCACGACCTCGCGGCGCCGCCTGATGCTCGTCGAGGTGGACCGCGACGGCCGACCGCAGCCGTCCGTGCCGGTGCTCGACCTGGCCCGTCCGCGGGCGCTGACGTGGTGGGTGGACCGCTACGCGCTGCCGCAGGTCTACTGGCGCCGGATCCTGCGTGGCAAGGTCTGA
- the ku gene encoding non-homologous end joining protein Ku, with amino-acid sequence MRAIWKGAVSFGLVSVPVKLYAATESHDVSFRQVHAKDGGRIKYQRVCSLDGEEVAYADIAKGYETEDGEMVILTDDDMAELPSTSSREIAVEKFVPREQIDPLLFEKSYYLEPEGAGAKPYALLRQALKDADRMAVVTVALRQRTTIAVLRVRETEAGEVIVLQTMMWPDEVRVPDFKVEVDDAKPQEVKMAHMLVETLAGEFDATEFEDDYAGAVEALVKSKIEGGEIKRTETSTKTSGEVVDLLAALQKSVAAAKTARGEDSDSDSDSNSDSDDEAPKRSAAKKSTAKKSTAKQAPAKKTAAKKTAAKKTTSKKTAAKKAS; translated from the coding sequence ATGCGAGCGATCTGGAAGGGTGCCGTGTCTTTCGGCCTGGTCAGCGTGCCGGTCAAGCTCTACGCGGCGACCGAGAGCCACGACGTGTCCTTCCGACAGGTGCACGCCAAGGACGGGGGCCGGATCAAGTACCAGCGCGTCTGCTCCCTCGACGGGGAGGAGGTGGCCTACGCCGACATCGCCAAGGGCTACGAGACCGAGGACGGCGAGATGGTCATCCTCACCGACGACGACATGGCCGAGCTGCCGTCGACGTCGTCGCGCGAGATCGCGGTCGAGAAGTTCGTGCCCCGCGAGCAGATCGACCCGCTGCTCTTCGAGAAGTCCTACTACCTCGAGCCGGAGGGCGCCGGCGCCAAGCCCTACGCGCTGCTGCGCCAGGCGCTCAAGGACGCCGACCGGATGGCCGTCGTCACCGTCGCGCTGCGCCAACGTACGACGATCGCCGTGCTCCGCGTGCGCGAGACCGAGGCCGGCGAGGTCATCGTGCTGCAGACGATGATGTGGCCCGACGAGGTGCGCGTCCCCGACTTCAAGGTCGAGGTCGACGACGCCAAGCCGCAGGAGGTCAAGATGGCCCACATGCTCGTCGAGACCCTCGCCGGCGAGTTCGACGCGACCGAGTTCGAGGACGACTACGCCGGTGCCGTCGAGGCGCTCGTGAAGTCGAAGATCGAGGGCGGCGAGATCAAGCGCACGGAGACCTCCACCAAGACGTCCGGCGAGGTCGTCGACCTGCTCGCCGCGCTGCAGAAGTCCGTCGCCGCGGCCAAGACCGCCCGCGGGGAGGACTCGGACTCGGACTCGGACTCCAACTCCGACTCCGACGACGAGGCTCCGAAGCGGTCGGCCGCCAAGAAGTCCACGGCGAAGAAGTCGACGGCCAAGCAGGCCCCCGCGAAGAAGACCGCCGCCAAGAAGACCGCGGCGAAGAAGACCACCTCGAAGAAGACGGCGGCCAAGAAGGCCAGCTGA
- a CDS encoding histidine kinase dimerization/phospho-acceptor domain-containing protein: MRRRLAAILVGLSLLIVATALLVGRSMLADAVRDGERDHLTDLARQAATVVEEQHDRGLEVSEDDLARWVSADMRLTVSRDGEPDLTADGAMFSAADLDEPLVVERSVGTTTVTLTSGATHVGAMTAGVSRALLVLMAAAALVAGTLALLVARGFSRPFAELAESAEALGRGRFDIEAPVSRVPEVAAVGAALRSSARNLEEQFRRINDSVQQTSHSLRTPLTALRLELEEILLRDDLDDDVRRTVVRCLADVTRLQDTVSELVDAERSRGVVTGRTVTLRDLAALTVDRWGRRLAPGRQVEVVLGDGGDLPVTHGPVEQVLDSVAADLDSHGDGPVSLHLEAEQDHVRIRVGCGAARAGATEERTAARTGEAVTEVLGGRWQGDAVGAGLVIVLPRR, from the coding sequence GTGCGCCGACGGCTCGCCGCCATCCTCGTAGGTCTCTCACTGCTGATCGTCGCCACCGCCCTCCTGGTCGGTCGCTCGATGCTGGCCGACGCGGTGCGTGACGGCGAGCGGGACCACCTCACCGACCTGGCCCGCCAGGCGGCGACCGTCGTCGAGGAGCAGCACGACCGCGGCCTGGAGGTCTCCGAGGACGACCTGGCCCGGTGGGTTTCGGCGGACATGCGGCTCACGGTCTCCCGCGACGGCGAGCCCGACCTCACCGCCGACGGCGCGATGTTCTCGGCCGCGGACCTCGACGAGCCGCTCGTCGTCGAGCGCTCCGTCGGCACCACGACGGTCACGCTGACGAGTGGCGCCACCCACGTGGGTGCCATGACGGCCGGCGTCTCCCGCGCCCTGCTCGTGCTGATGGCGGCCGCCGCACTGGTGGCCGGCACGCTGGCCCTGCTGGTCGCGCGCGGCTTCTCCCGGCCCTTCGCCGAGCTGGCCGAGAGCGCGGAGGCGCTCGGCCGCGGCCGCTTCGACATCGAGGCGCCCGTGTCCAGGGTGCCCGAGGTCGCGGCCGTGGGGGCGGCGCTGCGGTCGAGCGCGCGCAACCTCGAGGAGCAGTTCCGCCGGATCAACGACTCCGTCCAGCAGACCTCCCACTCCTTGCGCACGCCGCTCACCGCCCTGCGCCTCGAGCTGGAGGAGATCCTGCTGCGCGACGACCTCGACGACGACGTACGCCGCACCGTCGTGCGCTGCCTGGCCGACGTCACGCGGCTGCAGGACACCGTCTCCGAGCTGGTCGACGCCGAACGCAGCCGTGGCGTGGTGACCGGCCGCACCGTCACGCTGCGCGACCTGGCCGCCCTCACCGTCGACCGGTGGGGACGGCGGCTCGCGCCCGGTCGCCAGGTGGAGGTCGTGCTGGGTGACGGCGGCGACCTGCCCGTCACCCACGGGCCGGTGGAGCAGGTGCTGGACAGCGTGGCCGCCGACCTCGACTCCCACGGCGACGGTCCGGTGTCGCTGCACCTCGAGGCCGAGCAGGACCACGTCCGGATCCGGGTCGGCTGCGGCGCCGCGCGGGCCGGTGCCACGGAGGAGCGCACGGCCGCCCGCACCGGCGAGGCCGTCACCGAGGTGCTCGGCGGCCGCTGGCAGGGCGACGCCGTCGGTGCCGGCCTGGTCATCGTCCTCCCGCGCCGCTGA
- a CDS encoding carboxyl transferase domain-containing protein yields the protein MTRRWTAHELLDLVLDAGTFVSWDSPVDLTGVDAGYRAVLEAAAEKAGTDESVLTGRGEVHGRPVAVVVNEFRFLAGSIGRAAADRITAAVRRATAEGLPLLASTASGGTRMQEGTPAFVRMVEISRALMDHRAAGLPYLVHLRHPTTGGVYASWGSLGHVTVAEPGALVGFLGPKVYEGLHGRPFRPGVQVAENLAAVGVIDGVVAAEDLPAMVEAALAVLVDPPGPGQLPARPAQTIGDHAAWDSVERTRRTDRAGVRDLLAHGAAGTLQLRGTDEGERDSTVMVALTRLDDQPCVVIGQDRSRQAPGHAMGPGALREARRGMRLAEELGLPLVSVIDTPGAELSPDAEERAIAGEIARCIATLTTMKVPTVSVILGQGCGGGALAFLPARTVVATEHAWLSPLPPEGASIIVHGDVDHAAEMASAQRVRAADLLADGVVQHVVPEVEGETRAELAVAVAAEVGAQLRRMTRASVAHAS from the coding sequence ATGACTCGACGCTGGACCGCCCACGAGCTCCTCGACCTCGTGCTCGACGCGGGGACGTTCGTGTCGTGGGACTCGCCGGTGGACCTCACCGGCGTCGACGCGGGCTACCGCGCCGTGCTCGAGGCCGCCGCGGAGAAGGCCGGCACGGACGAGTCGGTGCTGACCGGTCGCGGCGAGGTCCACGGCCGACCGGTGGCCGTCGTGGTCAACGAGTTCCGCTTCCTCGCCGGCTCGATCGGCCGGGCCGCCGCCGACCGGATCACCGCGGCCGTGCGCCGCGCCACCGCCGAGGGACTGCCGCTCCTGGCCAGCACGGCCTCCGGCGGCACCCGGATGCAGGAGGGCACGCCCGCCTTCGTCCGGATGGTCGAGATCTCCCGCGCGCTGATGGACCACCGCGCCGCCGGCCTGCCCTACCTCGTGCACCTGCGTCACCCGACGACCGGCGGCGTCTACGCGTCGTGGGGCTCCCTCGGCCACGTGACCGTGGCCGAGCCGGGAGCGTTGGTCGGCTTCCTCGGCCCCAAGGTCTACGAGGGGCTGCACGGCCGGCCGTTCCGCCCCGGCGTGCAGGTGGCGGAGAACCTCGCGGCCGTCGGCGTCATCGACGGCGTCGTCGCCGCCGAGGACCTCCCGGCGATGGTCGAGGCCGCGCTCGCGGTGCTCGTCGACCCGCCCGGCCCCGGCCAGCTCCCCGCGCGCCCGGCGCAGACCATCGGCGACCACGCCGCCTGGGACAGCGTCGAGCGCACGCGTCGTACGGACCGGGCCGGCGTGCGCGACCTGCTGGCCCACGGCGCGGCCGGGACGCTGCAGCTGCGGGGCACCGACGAGGGGGAGCGCGACTCCACCGTGATGGTTGCCCTCACCCGCCTCGACGACCAGCCGTGCGTCGTCATCGGGCAGGACCGCTCACGCCAGGCACCCGGCCACGCGATGGGCCCGGGCGCGCTGCGCGAGGCGCGCCGCGGCATGCGGCTGGCCGAGGAGCTCGGCCTGCCCCTGGTCAGTGTCATCGACACCCCGGGCGCCGAGCTGTCTCCGGATGCGGAGGAACGTGCCATCGCCGGCGAGATCGCCCGGTGCATCGCCACGCTGACGACGATGAAGGTGCCGACGGTGTCGGTGATCCTCGGTCAGGGGTGCGGGGGAGGGGCGCTCGCGTTCCTGCCCGCCCGCACGGTGGTCGCGACCGAGCACGCGTGGCTCTCGCCCCTGCCGCCCGAGGGGGCGAGCATCATCGTCCACGGCGACGTCGACCACGCCGCCGAGATGGCGTCGGCCCAGCGGGTGCGGGCCGCCGACCTGCTGGCCGACGGGGTCGTGCAGCACGTCGTGCCCGAGGTCGAGGGCGAGACCCGCGCCGAGCTGGCCGTGGCCGTCGCCGCGGAGGTGGGGGCGCAGCTGCGGCGGATGACGCGGGCGTCGGTGGCCCACGCCTCGTGA
- a CDS encoding response regulator transcription factor produces MLDRMVHDVLVVEDEEDIAVPLMRTLEREGYDVNRVSGGAEAVSFAVDKGPAVVILDLGLPDMDGIDVCRQMRSGGYLGGIIMVTARAGELDRVVGLDVGADDYLAKPFGLAELLARVRALLRRSAQVPQEDDSTVTTSSGLKIDAASRRVHLGEREIALTAKEFDVLAVLASNHDKVVPRETLMNQVWDQNWYGSTKTLDVTIGRLRSKLEAAEAGERVVAIRGVGFRLETGT; encoded by the coding sequence ATGCTCGACCGCATGGTGCACGACGTGTTGGTGGTTGAGGACGAGGAAGACATCGCCGTCCCCCTCATGCGCACCCTGGAGCGGGAGGGCTACGACGTCAACCGGGTCTCGGGTGGCGCGGAGGCCGTGTCCTTCGCCGTCGACAAGGGTCCGGCGGTCGTGATCCTCGACCTCGGCCTGCCCGACATGGACGGCATCGACGTGTGCCGCCAGATGCGTTCTGGTGGATATCTGGGCGGAATCATCATGGTCACCGCCCGCGCCGGTGAGCTCGACCGCGTGGTCGGCCTCGACGTCGGCGCCGACGACTACCTCGCCAAGCCGTTCGGCCTCGCCGAGCTGCTGGCCCGCGTCCGCGCCCTACTGCGCCGCAGCGCGCAGGTCCCGCAGGAGGACGACAGCACCGTCACCACCTCCTCGGGCCTCAAGATCGACGCCGCCTCGCGGCGCGTGCACCTCGGCGAGCGCGAGATCGCGCTGACCGCCAAGGAGTTCGACGTGCTGGCGGTCCTCGCGTCCAACCACGACAAGGTCGTGCCCCGCGAGACCCTGATGAACCAGGTGTGGGACCAGAACTGGTACGGCTCCACCAAGACCCTCGACGTCACCATCGGTCGTCTGCGCAGCAAGCTCGAGGCGGCCGAGGCCGGCGAGCGCGTGGTCGCCATCCGTGGCGTCGGCTTCCGATTGGAAACCGGCACCTGA
- a CDS encoding alpha/beta fold hydrolase, translating to MTSAPQSIPQSIPQSLTLPDGRRLEFLVGGATDGVTLLHHSGTPSAAVVDPSLWDAAGRAGLRLVTYSRPGYGASTPRPTPDGWPVPLVADAEDSATLLDHLGTDAFVTLGHSGGGPRALACAATMPDRCRAVASLAGVAPHGADGLDWDAGMGPENVRDFEAAVAGREAFRTIAVEQAEELGAVTADDIVAAFGGLVDEVDASALTGEFAEVVAASFRHAMAQGPVGMVEDTLQIVRPWGFDVADLTVPVSVWQGAHDKMVPFAHGRWLAGAIPGARAHLFDDEGHISLVARYDEILADLRELAGL from the coding sequence ATGACCTCTGCTCCCCAGTCGATCCCCCAGTCGATCCCCCAGTCGCTGACCCTGCCCGACGGCCGGCGGCTGGAGTTCCTCGTCGGCGGCGCCACCGACGGCGTCACGCTCCTGCACCACTCCGGCACGCCGAGCGCCGCTGTCGTCGACCCGTCGCTGTGGGACGCGGCCGGACGCGCCGGCCTCCGTCTGGTGACGTACTCGCGTCCCGGCTACGGCGCCTCCACCCCGCGACCGACGCCGGACGGATGGCCGGTCCCGCTCGTCGCCGACGCCGAGGACTCCGCGACGCTGCTCGACCACCTCGGGACGGATGCCTTCGTCACCCTCGGGCACTCCGGCGGCGGACCCCGCGCCCTGGCCTGCGCCGCCACGATGCCGGACCGGTGCCGCGCGGTCGCCAGCCTCGCCGGCGTCGCGCCCCACGGCGCCGACGGCCTCGACTGGGACGCGGGCATGGGGCCGGAGAACGTCCGTGACTTCGAGGCCGCCGTCGCCGGTCGTGAGGCCTTCCGGACGATCGCCGTCGAGCAGGCCGAGGAGCTCGGCGCGGTCACGGCCGACGACATCGTCGCGGCCTTCGGTGGCCTGGTCGACGAGGTGGACGCCAGTGCCCTGACCGGCGAGTTCGCGGAGGTCGTCGCCGCCTCCTTCCGCCACGCCATGGCGCAGGGACCGGTCGGGATGGTCGAGGACACGCTGCAGATCGTGCGGCCGTGGGGGTTCGACGTCGCCGACCTCACCGTGCCCGTCTCGGTGTGGCAGGGCGCCCACGACAAGATGGTGCCGTTCGCCCACGGGCGCTGGCTCGCCGGCGCGATCCCCGGCGCGCGGGCGCACCTGTTCGACGACGAGGGACACATCTCGCTGGTCGCGAGGTACGACGAGATCCTCGCCGACCTCCGGGAGCTCGCGGGACTCTGA